Part of the Penicillium digitatum chromosome 4, complete sequence genome is shown below.
GATGGCTTGATTGCACATGATAGACTGCCAGTCAATGTTCAAACACATACAGCCCCCTCAGAAAATGACACCACAACGCAAAGACTCGGTTACCGGCTATGGAAATGTCTGGGGTTCTTCCGACGAGATGATACAAAATACGCGATCAAGGTTGGGGCAGGAGCTGCCATCTACGCGCTGCCTGCATTCCTTCCTTCTACTCGCCCGTTCTATGGGCGCTGGCGAGGAGAATGGGGTCTGTTGTCATACATGCTGGTCTGCTCAATGACAATTGGAGCCTCAAATACGACGGGGTATGCCCGTTTTCTGGGTACTTGCTTGGGGGCAGTCGCTGCTATTCTAGCATGGAACATCACCGCCGGAAATGTGTTTGCTCTTGCATTCTTGGGATGGATAATGGCCGTCTGGACTGGATATATCACTATCGTTCGTGGAAACGGACCCATGGGCCGGTTCATCATGCTTACTTACAACCTCTCCGTGCTGTATGCCTATTCCCTCTCTCAGAAGGCGGCAAAcctcgacgaagatgaaggcgGTTCTAATCCTATAATGACCGAAATTGCACTTCACCGAGTTGTTGCTGTGTTGTCCGGATGCATTTGGGGGATTATCATCACTCGAGTGATTTGGCCCATCAGCGCAAGACGTAGGCTCAAGGAGAGCCTGAGTCTTCTCTGGCTGCATCTCAGTCTTGTCTGGAAACGCGATCCCCTATCTATCATGGCTAAAGGCCAAAAGTCTGTTTTATACATGACGCCCCGGGAGAAGCTTGAGATTGAAAGATTTTTATCTCGGTTGGAGTCTCTTCAGGCTGCGGCAGGCTCCGAATTTGAATTGAAAAGTGCATTCCCTGCAGCCTCTTATGCCAACATTGTTCACCGTACACGCAGCATGGTGAACTCTTTCCACACTATAAACATCGAGCTAATGAACAATGATGTGGCAACTGAAGGTGAAATCAGCCTTCTTCAATACACAAAACTAGAACGGCGACAGCTCTCTGCTCGCGTAAGCCATCTACTTTCAGGTCAGTCCTCTTGCAACTACCGTGCACTTGATGCACTGCTGACTGTCATCCAGTGATTGCTTCATCAATGAAACTCGAGTACCCTTTGAATGATGTGCTTCCTAGCGTTGAGCATGCCAGAGACCGGTTGCTTGCTCGCATCTATCGTTATCGCCTGGATCGCGAAGCATCTCAACAGACCACAGATGAGGACTGTGCTTTGCTTTATGCCTATAGTGAGTTTTTACTTGGTTTCTAGTCAAATCTAGTACAGCATAATGACTCTTGCACTTCTAGTTTTGGTGACGGGACAATTATCGAATGAGATCACAGAGATCATTGCGGAGATCGGAAAACTCTTTGGTGTATTAAGTGAAGATGTGGTACAGCTAGCTTGAAAATCTAGCTAATCAGTCTGAATAGCATCTAAAATTACAGTGTAAAGAAGTATGTGTAAACACTTTCAGGGCAACGCTGCTAAGTTTGGCGCATATCGATGTATCCGTTTCTGGCGTCTGGCGGGGAACAGCAAGTCGGAACCTCCCCTTCCACCCAAACCCATCGCCATATCTTCCACTCCATCaattttcatcttcaatTCCGCAGGTGCTCTTTTGAAAGCATTTAATGTTCCTCTAATTCTAGTTTGAACCCGAGAATCCTCCTTGATGAAGGCGTAGGTGCCAGTATTCCCTGCCCTTCGGCGTCGACCGTCGCGCTCTCGCGAGTTCGGCAACCATGCAGATTGATCCGGCGGCTCTGAGTCGGAATGACTCTATCTCAAATCCAAAGGGCGCCGTGCCCAACGGCTCAGTATCCGCGAAGACCTCCAGAGCTCTGATATCGGTGCCTCGGTTGGAGTTGGAGCATGCCTACACGGATCTGAAGGCCGCCATAGGAGACAAGTGGGCCGAATACAAAGAGTCCACGGCTCTTTTCTTACTGGGTAAGTCTTGATACGCGTGCAACTGCTGATTGGGAAGTGATTGCTAGAACTCCGCGGGGCCTGTTTCCCCCCTCCCTTCTGCCTCAGATCGATGACCTCCTGACCTCTTGCTTCCTCATAGGACATTACAACCAAAGCGAATACTCATCACACGTCGACTACTTCTTGTGCGCCGATCCAAAAAACGAACATCTACATAATAATTTTGTTTGCGCGCTCATCGGAAACCTCACACGAGACCTCCCCGATCATGGCGTCGCAAACTGGGTATCGGCCAATGATAAACCATCAACGGTATCAAAACCCGTCTCCGGAGATGCCGCGGAGCAAAGATTGAAGACGGAAGTCATGAAACTACCTCCGAGGGACCGTCGGCGCATAAAGGGGATCCCAGAGGTATGTAGTCGCGAACAATGGCAATTACCTTCGCCGTAGAACCCGACAGCTAATGATCACCAGCGAGATCCAAATGAAACGGTCCCCACAGAGCTCGAAGAAAGCCATCTAGCTAAACAATTCAAATTACCCAGTCAGGTTCCCGCAAGTGCAGGCGGGCTGAACAAAACTAGTAAGGCGATGCCCTTCGCGTCGAACTCGAGATATCCTCTCCGTTCCCGTGGTCCCTTATCAGGAAATTAAACCTAACCATCCTCCTCCATTACAGACTGGGAACTGGAAATCCGAAAACGCTATGCCCAGCCCCTCGCCGCAGAAACAGGCGAATTCCCCGATGCTGAATCCATACATGCCCGCATGGTCCCCATATGTTACGAAGAATCTCTACCTAGCGGTGCTGGGCTCCCCTGCGCTGAATTCATGGCAATTGCGACTGAAACTTTCGTAAAGGAAGTTTTGTCCGCTGTGTTCTCGCGCACCCGTTCGAATGGCCCCTCCGGTACAATCAACAACATGATGATGCGTCAGTACCGGCACCAACTGGAAGTCGAAGAGCTTGCATACACACGTGGAGAAATTGCTAAGGACGCCGCCACAGGCCTCCTTCCAGTTGAAGCAAGAGAGGCCAACATTCGAAAACCATTGGGCGTTAGAGACCTACGATTAACTTTGGAGCTAGGCGGCGGTGTTCTCGGCCACATGCCACTCATCGTAGACCAAATCATGAACGGGTACTTCGAAGACGAACTCGAGACTGAAAGACACGATCGAATGGAAAATGGCGTTGGTGAGCCGCATCAAGAAATCAAACCCGAAGACGAGATGGACTtggacgaagatgaagacgaagacggTTCTCTATTAGACTGGGAAGGCGGCACACTTGGCGATCGAGATCAGTTGAGCTCTTTGCTCGACGAGTGTCTTTCCATGGCCACATGAGAATCTTATACCCCCgctgtctctttttttccgtTTCCTACATGCCACATTACATGCTTTTTTTGCTCGTTTTTTGTTCTACGGTTTTGGATGGTGGCTCACGGCGTCTGGGTACTACCAAGGGAGGCTGTCACCACTTGTGACGCCACATTATTTGCATATGGATTTGGAGTTTGAAGATATTGTCTTACCCGTTCTCGATCGCCTCTTGTCTTGTCCCCTATGTTTCACCTCCTTCATATTTGGTCATGTACAATATCACTCCTTTAAGGGGTAAGGCAAGGCGGTCGAGGTCTGGAGGATGAAGGGAAACTCAGAGAAAACTAAAGAGACTAAAAAAGCTGAATGGCTATGATCCCTTTTGGGAAGAGGAGGTCAGGCTTGTTCGATACCCATGAATTCTACTTTACAACTTGGTTATCTTGAGGAGTTATTACATAGTTACATATTAGATCACTGGGCTTAACTCTTTGACATGAGTCCAACAGAGATAGATCCCTGTCAAAGATTGAATTCCATGGGCGGTTTGCCCCCGAAACGCCTAGAGAAAATACACCCACAAAGAACATGCCAGCTAGCTGATGGTATTTGCGACGAGCTTCAAAATCTCCTCGGTGGTTTTGTAGGCATTGGCCGGGTCCTTCACGATAGACTGCCAGATTTCACCGTGCTTGGGTTCCATTGAGATGCACTTCGACACGACATCTGATCGTTTTTCCTGCAACATAGATGTCAGCTAGTTATTCCATTGATGACATGGAATCCACAGAACGAATGAAAAGGGGAGTAACTAACCTCAGTGCCATGTTGCAAAAGGAATTTGTAATACCAAGCCCAGCCATCACCATAATCACTATCCAAGACAATTGCCTTCTCAAACCACGTCATGGCCTTCTCCAAGCGACGCTCGCCCCAGAAGATACGCGCGACAGTGATGAACAGAATCGGGTCATTCTCGACCTTCTTGATAGCCTCCAAACTACGTGCCTTGCGCTGAGCGCGGGGCTCGAGATACCAGATACTTTCACTCCACAGAAGTCCTGATGTTGGAACTTCTTGGATCGCGCGCGCCATGAGGACCTTGGCCTGAGCGATATTGTTGGCACGACGTTCAACACGCACACTTTCGGTCCAGAGCTCTGCGTT
Proteins encoded:
- a CDS encoding Transcriptional coactivator SAGA-type complex, Ada1/Tada1; amino-acid sequence: MQIDPAALSRNDSISNPKGAVPNGSVSAKTSRALISVPRLELEHAYTDLKAAIGDKWAEYKESTALFLLGHYNQSEYSSHVDYFLCADPKNEHLHNNFVCALIGNLTRDLPDHGVANWVSANDKPSTVSKPVSGDAAEQRLKTEVMKLPPRDRRRIKGIPERDPNETVPTELEESHLAKQFKLPSQVPASAGGLNKTNWELEIRKRYAQPLAAETGEFPDAESIHARMVPICYEESLPSGAGLPCAEFMAIATETFVKEVLSAVFSRTRSNGPSGTINNMMMRQYRHQLEVEELAYTRGEIAKDAATGLLPVEAREANIRKPLGVRDLRLTLELGGGVLGHMPLIVDQIMNGYFEDELETERHDRMENGVGEPHQEIKPEDEMDLDEDEDEDGSLLDWEGGTLGDRDQLSSLLDECLSMAT